One window of the Lycorma delicatula isolate Av1 chromosome 3, ASM4794821v1, whole genome shotgun sequence genome contains the following:
- the Vps25 gene encoding vacuolar protein sorting 25 isoform X2: protein MTNVEWPWQYSFPPFFTIQPNIETRAKQLEAWKTLVLDYHKASQQAILDISEAERSPLFNNASIKRRLPSEGIILVLESLAKKGNAEPCDKSKSRWYIYWHTLSEWADIVYSWAQETGQVNSVCTLYEIINAPDQDFLLKYGDANRGGRRDIGCPRKRWMLEQAKKANP from the exons atgaCTAATGTTGAATGGCCTTGGCAATACAGTTTCCCACCCTTTTTCAc GATTCAGCCCAATATAGAAACAAGGGCAAAACAGTTGGAAGCATGGAAAACTTTAGTTTTGGATTATCATAAAGCCTCACAACAAGCAATATTAGATATTAGTGAAGCTGAACGATCTCCTCTTTTTAATAATGCTTCTATTAAac GGCGATTACCATCCGAAGGCATAATCTTAGTATTAGAATCATTAGCAAAAAAGGGAAATGCAGAACCCTGTGATAAAAGTAAAAGTAG atgGTATATCTATTGGCATACTCTCAGTGAATGGGCTGATATAGTGTATTCATGGGCGCAAGAGACAGGCCAGGTTAATTCAGTCTGcacattatatgaaataattaatgcaCCTGATCAAG ACTTCCTTCTCAAGTATGGAGATGCAAACCGAGGGGGAAGAAGAGATATAGGATGCCCAAGAAAGCGATGGATGCTGGAACAGGCCAAAAAGGCTAATCCATga
- the Vps25 gene encoding vacuolar protein sorting 25 isoform X3, producing the protein MIQPNIETRAKQLEAWKTLVLDYHKASQQAILDISEAERSPLFNNASIKRRLPSEGIILVLESLAKKGNAEPCDKSKSRWYIYWHTLSEWADIVYSWAQETGQVNSVCTLYEIINAPDQEFTGLNQDVLIKALKVLESQRKAEVILDDDDVAGVKFF; encoded by the exons at GATTCAGCCCAATATAGAAACAAGGGCAAAACAGTTGGAAGCATGGAAAACTTTAGTTTTGGATTATCATAAAGCCTCACAACAAGCAATATTAGATATTAGTGAAGCTGAACGATCTCCTCTTTTTAATAATGCTTCTATTAAac GGCGATTACCATCCGAAGGCATAATCTTAGTATTAGAATCATTAGCAAAAAAGGGAAATGCAGAACCCTGTGATAAAAGTAAAAGTAG atgGTATATCTATTGGCATACTCTCAGTGAATGGGCTGATATAGTGTATTCATGGGCGCAAGAGACAGGCCAGGTTAATTCAGTCTGcacattatatgaaataattaatgcaCCTGATCAAG aatttaCAGGATTAAACCAAGATGTTCTTATTAAGGCATTGAAAGTATTAGAATCACAAAGGAAAGCTGAAGTAATactagatgatgatgatgtagcTGGTGTTAAATTCTTCTAG
- the Vps25 gene encoding vacuolar protein sorting 25 isoform X1: MTNVEWPWQYSFPPFFTIQPNIETRAKQLEAWKTLVLDYHKASQQAILDISEAERSPLFNNASIKRRLPSEGIILVLESLAKKGNAEPCDKSKSRWYIYWHTLSEWADIVYSWAQETGQVNSVCTLYEIINAPDQEFTGLNQDVLIKALKVLESQRKAEVILDDDDVAGVKFF, encoded by the exons atgaCTAATGTTGAATGGCCTTGGCAATACAGTTTCCCACCCTTTTTCAc GATTCAGCCCAATATAGAAACAAGGGCAAAACAGTTGGAAGCATGGAAAACTTTAGTTTTGGATTATCATAAAGCCTCACAACAAGCAATATTAGATATTAGTGAAGCTGAACGATCTCCTCTTTTTAATAATGCTTCTATTAAac GGCGATTACCATCCGAAGGCATAATCTTAGTATTAGAATCATTAGCAAAAAAGGGAAATGCAGAACCCTGTGATAAAAGTAAAAGTAG atgGTATATCTATTGGCATACTCTCAGTGAATGGGCTGATATAGTGTATTCATGGGCGCAAGAGACAGGCCAGGTTAATTCAGTCTGcacattatatgaaataattaatgcaCCTGATCAAG aatttaCAGGATTAAACCAAGATGTTCTTATTAAGGCATTGAAAGTATTAGAATCACAAAGGAAAGCTGAAGTAATactagatgatgatgatgtagcTGGTGTTAAATTCTTCTAG